One stretch of Podospora pseudoanserina strain CBS 124.78 chromosome 4, whole genome shotgun sequence DNA includes these proteins:
- the OPI3 gene encoding Phosphatidyl-N-methylethanolamine N-methyltransferase (BUSCO:EOG0926425H; COG:I; EggNog:ENOG503NVA9), whose amino-acid sequence MSIPQLLTEFVNYVDFNQRSFFISAAAIAFNPTFWNIVARKEYRDHFITRAFGSAQKGCYALAATIFSLGLVRDFLYERALRDQPSHPALEGENVTYAAYALLALGNILVISSTWQLGITGTFLGDYFGILMDKMVTGFPFNITSAPMYYGSTMSFLGSALLYGKPAGILLTLHVLIVYIIAIQFENPFTSGIYAKRERERAKAGGYEEKKEL is encoded by the exons ATGTCTATCCCTCAGCTTCTCACCGAGTTCGTCAACTACGTTGACTTCAACCAGCGCAGCTTTTTCA tctctgctgctgccattgCCTTCAACCCTACCTTCTGGAA CATCGTTGCCCGCAAGGAGTACCGTGACCACTTCATCACTCGTGCCTTTGGCAGCGCCCAAAAAGGATGCTACGCtctcgccgccaccatcttctctctcGGCCTCGTCCGCGACTTCCTCTACGAGCGTGCCCTCCGTGACCAGCCATCGCACCCCGCCCTCGAGGGCGAGAATGTCACCTACGCTGCCTACGCTCTCTTGGCTCTTGGAAACATCTTGGTTATCTCTTCGACATGGCAGCTTGGCATCACTGGCACCTTCCTGGGTGACTACTTTGGCATCCTGATGGACAAAATGGTTACCGGCTTCcccttcaacatcaccagcgcCCCCATGTACTATGGTTCCACCATGAGCTTCCTCGGCAGCGCTCTGCTTTACGGAAAGCCCGCCGGTATCCTTCTGACTCTCCACGTCCTCATCGTCTACATTATCGCCATCCAGTTCGAGaaccccttcacctccgGCATCTATGCCAAGCGCGAGCGCGAGAGGGCCAAGGCTGGTGGCtacgaggagaagaaggagctctaa
- a CDS encoding hypothetical protein (COG:S; EggNog:ENOG503NZJN) has protein sequence MAPKQRKPTPGSSSASGSSPAKAIPHINPNSSFTPESFEKELESLAQKAQSETTLHYLTEQSIIYLKSAALLSLIALYSTVSQLNLSPTYGSIPSSKWHSKLIMAGCFAGWSTNLTLNRVLPFKPEKLLPLLAVYVPVVQFFLGKVSSTLTAQWGPLITEGLTLLPLVTISAACVATYLEGADMPGFLPSWIRDALPGLGGYGFYKLSEKILGGLVEEHIGQSVLNTRVGMELALAGSYAALAPSKLLVFALPALLHTALLNTHLPTGNALANLNKGLESVGYVVLDRKESLTGYVSVVDSPKEGYRVMRCDHSLLGGEWVKFLNQGQFKGNQVAEPIYGVFAMLEAVRLVKTPEKIKDHEAKALVIGLGIGTTPAALVAHGIDTTVVEIDPVVHKFALEYFQLPKNHTAVIEDAVTYTSRLAADEKGQRFDYIVHDVFTGGAEPIPLFTLEFLQNLNALLKPNGVIAINYAGDFALPPPRIVTNTIRSVFPACRAFREHPRDMEDFTKNQRDFTNMVMFCTKDPSGEVKFRHPNNRDLLNSPSRQAFLYPQHEVKEEDFVKAEGEAEGVLRANDTERLVKWHESSAMGHWGIMRTVLPDAVWEEW, from the exons ATGGCGCCTAAACAACGTAAACCCACCCCAGGGTCCTCCTCAGCTTCGGGGTCCTCCCCCGCAAAAGCCATCCCCCATATCAACCCCAACAGTTCCTTCACCCCCGAATCTTTCGAGAAGGAACTCGAGTCTCTCGCTCAAAAAGCACAGTCTGAGACAACCTTGCATTACTTGACAGAGCAATCCATCATCTATCTCAAATCAGCCGCCTTGCTCTCCCTCATTGCGCTGTACTCCACCGTCTCTCAGCTCAATCTCTCTCCAACTTACGGCTCCATTCCATCATCAAAATGGCACTCCAAGCTTATCATGGCCGGGTGTTTCGCTGGTTGGTCAACTAACCTCACTCTCAACCGGGTCTTGCCGTTCAAGCCCGAGAAGCTATTGCCCCTGCTGGCCGTTTATGTCCCCGTCGTCCAGTTCTTCTTGGGGAAGGTCAGCTCAACACTGACAGCACAATGGGGACCTTTGATCACGGAGGGACTGACGCTATTACCACTGGTGACAATCAGTGCGGCTTGTGTGGCTACCTACCTCGAGGGTGCAGATATGCCCGGCTTCTTGCCAAGTTGGATTCGGGACGCCTTGCCAGGACTGGGCGGTTATGGGTTTTACAAGCTTTCAGAAAAGATTCTGGGCGGGTTGGTCGAGGAGCATATTGGACAGTCAGTGTTAAACACAAGAGTGGGCATGGAGCTGGCATTGGCCGGAAGTTATGCGGCTTTGGCGCCGTCAAAGTTGCTGGTTTTTGCTTTGCCAGCCCTTTTGCATACTGCGTTGCTGAACACACATCTTCCTACTGGAAATGCGCTTGCGAACTTGAACAAGGGTTTGGAGAGCGTTGGTTATGTGGTTTTGGACAGGAAGGAGAGTTTGACGGGATACGTCTCGGTTGTGGACAGCCCGAAGGAGGGATACAGGGTCATGAGATGTGATCACTCtttgttgggtggtgagtggGTCAAGTTCTTGAACCAGGGACAGTTCAAGGGCAACCAGGTTGCTGAGCCTATTTATGGTGTTTTTGCCATGCTCGAGGCAGTGAGATTGGTCAAGACCCCtgagaagatcaaggatcATGAGGCGAAAGCTCTCGTCAT CGGTCTCGGCAtcggcaccacccccgctGCTCTTGTGGCACATGGCATCGACACCACTGTCGTCGAAATCGATCCTGTGGTGCACAAATTTGCCCTCGAATATTTCCAGCTCCCCAAGAACCATACCGCTGTCATTGAGGATGCGGTCACTTACACCTCCCGTCTGGCAGCTGACGAAAAAGGGCAGCGCTTCGATTACATCGTCCATGACGTCTTCACCGGTGGCGCTGAACCCATTCCCCTCTTTACTCTCGAGTTCCTCCAGAACCTGAACGCGCTGCTCAAGCCAAACGGAGTCATTGCCATC AATTACGCCGGAGACttcgccctccccccaccccgcatcgtcaccaacactATCCGCTCTGTCTTCCCCGCTTGCCGTGCCTTCCGCGAGCACCCGCGCGACATGGAGGATTTCACCAAGAACCAGAGGGACTTCACCAACATGGTCATGTTCTGCACCAAGGATCCTTCTGGAGAAGTCAAGTTCAGGCATCCTAACAACAGAGACCTGCTAAACAGCCCGTCGAGACAAGCGTTCTTGTATCCTCAGCATGAAGTCAAAGAGGAGGACTTTGTCAAGGCTGAGGGAGAGGCTGAGGGAGTGTTGAGGGCGAACGATACCGAGAGATTGGTCAAGTGGCATGAAAGCAGTGCCATGGGGCACTGGGGCATCATGAGAACTGTGTTGCCGGATGCGGTTTGGGAGGAGTGGTGA
- a CDS encoding hypothetical protein (EggNog:ENOG503PREF), whose product MDDLHDQISMSVSEDHQPRCQCGRDGCEAINKRMATVTMAIASASLPNGSTVNPPTFYQRNWRNTGRPLLWKKDWDTGVVRPRCLMDDFREKDKKPPNHEDR is encoded by the exons ATGGATGATCTCCATGATCAAATATCCATGTCCGTCTCAGAAGATCATCAGCCACGCTGCCAGTGTGGCAGGGATGGATGCGAAGCAATTAATAAACGCATGGCCACGGTCACGATGGCCATCGCGTCAGCTTCGCTTCCGAACGGCAGCACCGTCAATCCCCCGACCTTTTACCAGCGTAACTGGCGAAACACCGGACGTCCGCTGCTTTGGAAGAAGGATTGGGATACGGGCGTTGTTCGACCACGCTGTCTCATGGACGACTTCCGCGAGAAGGATAA AAAACCACCAAATCATGAAGATCGTTGA
- a CDS encoding hypothetical protein (COG:J; EggNog:ENOG503NU0D) — protein sequence MSDVQGRGIGRGGRGRGGHGRGGFEDRDGRGGGGFGDRGGRGGGGGGGGGRGGYGDQGGRGDPRGGFRGGRGGFNDRGRRGGGGYGGGRGGGGGGGGGGGGYAGGPDVYTGPNNVIPPPNPDITALEDRVVQQQNSALGQLSKLSGSDESSFFPHRPGFGTGGVPVVLWANYFELNVNTASLFSYNVLVAPEDSSEKKEAEPNSAKGKGTGKPKESKTKEAKGTKLAKIIKAALDTLPPTVVVATELKMSVVSKAKLPLPPNSVITVGIPRSNGGEERWDVKFNNPVSLDIGRLKQYIQNFEDKGNESVFPKFAAEADALGVVLGHTARSNPNTTAVGKSRFFAFDANRSEVGPVSPGSMIDILRGYVQSVRLATGRLLLNVNVTHGVFRPPMPLPDLFQRVGNLNTNTLKRLHGFLAKSRIQCRVPTEKPGEWVKVERSMAGFGGVRDGSGEERRPEFLKPNEYFGKPTNVKFFLRSPKEPRPAPKGLKYDTMVLVSDYHIAKYSDSHGVRKVENFPLINAGSPARPIYLLAEWCSLLPGQPIKVKLSAGEAQSMIQFACRKPSLNAVSVTTNARAVLALDNNKLLDKFGVSVDKQLITVKGRMLPPPAMAYPTSNSVKLIRPKDGGWLLKDVRVSKPGRMIKNWTLLEVQGQADQHAKATMGQLAVFMAQDMGMAINKNATPASGYEVASMGEQDLRAAFQGMKPKPDLVIVVLGDQDTNVYNTVKKLGDVEFGIQTVCVVRNKITNNKGYFTNVALKVNLKFGGVNHKLQNAHPLLKGGKTMVVGYDVTHPTNLPTGAGENAPSLVGLVASIDSDLGQWPAIAWQNPARVEQLDVKLVENFKSRLRLWQKHNGAKLPENILIYRDGVSEGQFNMVLTSELPHIRTACSQMYGKQQPRITLIVSVKRHQTRFYPTDPQQTHLRSKSPKEGTVVDRGVTNVRYWDFFLQAHASLQGTARPAHYTVLIDEIFRSSYGAQAANNLEQVTHDMCYLYGRATKAVSICPPAFYADLVCDRARIHKHELFDDSSIIASGAQDTVGSRKVHPSLENSMYYI from the exons ATGTCCGACGTTCAGGGTCGTGGCATAGGCCGCGGGGGACGTGGCCGCGGGGGACATGGCCGCGGTGGGTTTGAAGATAGAGacggccgaggcggaggtggttttggggatAGAGGCGGccgtggcggtggaggaggcggtggtggaggccgCGGTGGCTACGGTGATCAAGGCGGTCGTGGTGACCCCCGCGGCGGCTTCCGAGGTGGTCGTGGCGGCTTCAATGATCGTGGGCgcagaggtggaggtggctatggtggaggtcgaggaggag gaggaggaggaggtggtggtggtggtggttatgcTGGTGGTCCAGATGTTTACAC AGGACCGAACAACGTCATCCCCCCGCCAAATCCCGACATCACAGCTCTGGAAGACCGCGTCGTCCAGCAACAAAACTCTGCATTGGGGCAGTTGAGCAAGCTTTCCGGCAGTGATGAGTCCAGCTTTTTCCCACACCGGCCTGGCTTCGGCACTGGTGGTGTTCCGGTTGTACTGTGGGCCAACTACTTTGAACTGAACGTCAACACAGCCTCGCTATTCAGTTACAATGTGCTGGTGGCCCCGGAGGACTCTAGCGAGAAGAAAGAGGCCGAACCGAACTCTGCTAAGGGCAAGGGCACGGGAAAGCCCAAGGAGTCCAAGACCAAAGAAGCCAAGGGTACCAAACTCgccaagatcatcaaggCTGCGCTCGACACACTCCCGCCTACCGTCGTTGTTGCAACCGAGCTGAAGATGAGCGTCGTCTCCAAGGCGAAGCTTCCTCTGCCCCCCAACTCAGTTATTACTGTGGGCATCCCCAGGTCcaatggtggtgaggagcgCTGGGATGTTAAGTTCAACAACCCTGTCTCGCTAGATATTGGACGCCTCAAGCAGTACATTCAGAACTTTGAAGACAAGGGTAACGAGTCTGTCTTTCCCAAGTTCGCGGCCGAAGCTGATGCGCTGGGCGTTGTGCTCGGCCACACCGCACGAagcaaccccaacaccactgcCGTTGGCAAGAGTCGTTTTTTTGCTTTCGACGCCAATCGTTCCGAAGTCGGCCCCGTATCGCCAGGCAGTATGATCGATATCCTTCGCGGTTATGTTCAGAGTGTGCGGTTGGCCACCGGTCGTCTGCTTTTGAACGTCAACGTTACCCACGGTGTCTTCCGGCCGCCCATGCCCTTGCCTGACCTGTTTCAGAGGGTTGGTAACCTCAACACGAATACACTCAAGCGCTTGCATGGGTTCTTGGCCAAATCGAGAATCCAGTGCCGGGTTCCCACCGAGAAACCTGGTGAGTGGGTGAAGGTTGAGCGCTCTATGGCAGGATTCGGCGGGGTTAGAGATGGCAGCGGCGAGGAACGGAGGCCCGAGTTTTTGAAACCCAACGAGTACTTCGGCAAGCCTACCAACGTCAAGTTTTTTCTTCGATCGCCCAAAGAGCCGAGACCGGCACCCAAGGGGCTCAAGTATGACACCATGGTATTGGTGTCTGACTATCACATTGCCAAATACAGCGACTCCCACGGGGTGCGCAAGGTCGAGAATTTCCCACTGATCAACGCGGGCAGTCCAGCTAGGCCCATTTACCTGCTGGCTGAGTGGTGCTCCCTTTTGCCGGGACAGCCTATCAAGGTTAAGCTCAGTGCCGGCGAGGCTCAGAGCATGATACAGTTTGCATGCCGAAAGCCATCCTTGAACGCTGTGTCCGTTACCACCAATGCCAGAGCTGTTCTTGCactggacaacaacaaactccTGGATAAGTTCGGAGTGAGTGTCGATAAGCAGCTCATCACAGTCAAGGGTCGCATGCTTCCACCCCCGGCCATGGCTTACCCCACGAGTAATTCGGTGAAGCTAATCAGGCCCAAAGATGGCGGCTGGCTGCTCAAGGATGTCAGGGTTTCAAAGCCTGGTAGGATGATCAAGAACTGGACGCTCTTGGAAGTACAAGGTCAGGCTGATCAGCATGCCAAGGCCACCATGGGCCAGTTAGCGGTATTCATGGCGCAGGACATGGGCATGGCTATCAATAAGAATGCCACACCGGCAAGTGGCTATGAGGTCGCTTCTATGGGTGAGCAAGACTTGAGAGCCGCTTTTCAGGGGATGAAGCCCAAGCCCGATCTGGTGATCGTTGTGCTTGGCGACCAGGACACCAACGTATACAACACGGTGAAGAAGCTAGGCGATGTCGAGTTCGGCATTCAGACGGTGTGCGTGGTGAGGAACAAGATAACGAACAATAAGGGATACTTTACCAACGTCGCGCTCAAGGTCAACCTCAAGTTTGGCGGCGTCAACCACAAACTGCAGAACGCTCATCCTCTGCTGAAGGGTGGCAAGaccatggtggtgggttaCGATGTGACACATCCTACCAATCTTCCAACAGGTGCTGGAGAGAACGCGCCCAGTCTGGTCGGTCTTGTAGCCAGCATCGACTCGGACCTCGGACAGTGGCCTGCTATCGCTTGGCAGAACCCGGCTCGTGTGGAGCAGCTTGACGTCAAGCTGGTTGAGAACTTCAAGTCTCGGCTGCGTCTGTGGCAGAAGCACAACGGTGCCAAACTACCTGAAAATATCCTCATTTACCGCGATGGTGTAAGTGAAGGGCAGTTCAACATGGTTCTGACGTCAGAGCTGCCGCACATCCGGACGGCTTGTAGCCAGATGTATGGCAAGCAGCAACCACGCATCACCCTAATCGTGTCAGTCAAGCGCCACCAGACTCGATTCTACCCGACTGATCCCCAGCAAACGCACCTCAGGTCGAAGAGCCCCAAGGAGGGCACCGTTGTTGACCGCGGAGTGACCAACGTGCGATACTGGGACTTCTTCCTCCAAGCCCACGCCTCGCTGCAGGGCACCGCTCGTCCGGCCCACTACACGGTGTTGATCGATGAGATTTTCCGGTCTTCATATGGTGCTCAGGCGGCGAACAACCTCGAGCAAGTAACGCATGATATGTGTTACCTGTATGGTCGGGCCACGAAGGCAGTTAGTATCTGCCCCCCGGCGTTCTACGCAGACTTGGTCTGTGATCGGGCTCGGATCCATAAGCACGAGCTTTTCGATGACTCTAGCATCATTGCCTCTGGGGCACAAGACACGGTTGGAAGCAGGAAGGTGCACCCGAGCTTGGAGAATTCTATGTACTACATTTGA